A region from the Leptospirillum ferriphilum ML-04 genome encodes:
- a CDS encoding proton-conducting transporter membrane subunit, with protein sequence MTDNMSTLASAMMLVTPWPLLLSGLVLGFGAGRHPRFFRKIVYGSAVFALTSAIASGIACAIGWSKPATYFSFALPDQLGAFEINISVNALTVTMLLLVAFVGMIVSHYSRTYMDGDPREGQFHRWLALTLGSFFTLIVVGNMWAFFVSWIATSLFLHELLAFYRDRPGAILAARKKYVLHRVADASLLGAIVLLVRTLHTPDFSGIGPALLSYHGTLPAGLFLAGGLIVLAAILKSAQFPFHGWLIQVMEAPTPVSALLHAGIIYTGAFLVLRMSPLLSLENGARDTLVLTGLLSIALTSLMMVTETNIKESLAYSTCAQMGFMLMECGLGLYTLAVLHIVSHSVYKAHAFLASGSVVDHFRAPALSPASGRASTLRAILGLSVGLGMTFAIGSGFGISFSRQPALVVLGVILSVAVSRLMLQALDMQHAGTGRLFFDTALLSAAVCTAYFGLHRLFDMFLGTLLPAAPFPETPFQSALLGAVSGVFLGLFLVQQFLSRILEKPFGRAAYVHLYNGFYVDILIARLVREPAAAQARLHHTQPSRTHQSEVLS encoded by the coding sequence ATGACAGACAACATGTCCACCCTCGCTTCGGCGATGATGCTTGTGACCCCATGGCCCCTGTTGCTGTCGGGTCTTGTTCTCGGGTTCGGGGCCGGCCGACATCCCCGTTTCTTCCGGAAGATCGTCTACGGATCCGCGGTCTTCGCCCTGACCTCCGCGATTGCTTCGGGGATCGCCTGTGCGATCGGATGGTCCAAACCCGCCACTTATTTTTCCTTCGCCCTGCCGGACCAACTCGGCGCGTTCGAAATCAACATCTCGGTCAACGCCCTGACCGTCACGATGCTCCTCCTGGTGGCGTTTGTCGGAATGATCGTCTCCCACTACTCCAGAACCTACATGGACGGCGACCCGCGGGAGGGCCAGTTTCACCGGTGGCTCGCCCTGACGCTGGGGTCTTTCTTTACCCTGATCGTCGTCGGAAACATGTGGGCGTTTTTTGTGTCCTGGATCGCGACGAGCCTCTTTCTCCATGAACTTCTGGCCTTCTACCGGGACCGCCCGGGAGCGATTCTGGCGGCCCGCAAGAAATATGTTCTCCACCGGGTGGCAGACGCGAGCCTTCTGGGTGCCATCGTCCTTTTGGTCCGGACTCTGCACACCCCGGACTTTTCGGGGATCGGACCGGCGCTTCTTTCCTACCACGGAACGCTTCCGGCAGGGCTCTTTCTCGCCGGCGGTCTGATCGTCCTCGCGGCGATCCTGAAAAGCGCCCAGTTCCCTTTCCACGGCTGGCTCATTCAGGTCATGGAAGCCCCCACCCCGGTCTCCGCTCTCCTGCACGCGGGGATCATCTACACGGGAGCCTTTCTGGTGCTGCGCATGAGTCCTCTCCTGAGTCTCGAAAACGGAGCCCGGGACACCCTGGTCCTGACAGGACTTCTTTCCATTGCCCTGACGTCCCTGATGATGGTGACGGAGACAAACATCAAGGAGTCTCTCGCCTATTCGACCTGTGCCCAGATGGGCTTCATGCTGATGGAATGCGGACTGGGCCTTTACACGCTGGCGGTCCTGCACATTGTCTCCCATTCCGTTTACAAGGCCCATGCGTTTCTGGCCTCCGGCAGTGTCGTCGACCACTTTCGCGCCCCGGCCCTCTCTCCGGCTTCCGGCCGGGCCTCCACTCTCCGGGCGATCCTGGGCCTGTCTGTCGGCCTCGGGATGACCTTCGCCATCGGAAGCGGCTTCGGGATCTCGTTTTCCCGTCAACCGGCCCTGGTCGTTCTGGGCGTCATCCTGTCCGTCGCCGTAAGCCGCCTCATGCTTCAGGCTCTGGACATGCAGCATGCCGGAACGGGAAGGCTCTTTTTCGACACCGCCCTCCTGAGCGCGGCGGTGTGCACCGCATATTTTGGACTGCACCGGCTGTTCGACATGTTTCTCGGAACGCTTCTTCCCGCCGCTCCGTTTCCGGAAACCCCCTTCCAGTCCGCTCTTCTGGGGGCGGTGTCAGGAGTGTTCCTCGGCCTCTTCCTGGTTCAGCAGTTTCTTTCGCGGATTCTGGAAAAACCGTTCGGGCGGGCCGCTTACGTCCATCTCTACAACGGTTTCTATGTCGATATCCTGATCGCCAGGCTCGTCCGTGAACCGGCCGCGGCGCAGGCACGTCTCCATCACACCCAACCTTCCCGGACCCATCAAAGCGAGGTGCTCTCATGA
- a CDS encoding YbcC family protein codes for MNNTAGHDNTTSLSRHIEAACQRIAPLWPLRNFVAVNPYFGLGDRPFWQAGQLLERMAGKGLTMPRAYYREQIGQGRIQKDDLEEALRALGSPWNLPAFEREMAQEKEAAPVRISLLSDVLGSIDRRDWSQFVVERMSQFCAAFFDEGQAMWPFPWKKSSFYTSWLEYAALDKSAWMMGLRGMTRKVRSLPRSPEGAIAWALDTLGIPPSLIVDYFHAALLSIGGWAGWARYQRWQAELGKRQDGTIREILAVRVVWDALLYTLRSGPFLGHRWQEALSEMSAFPSPADPARDVDAVLQTALEIGYQKSLIRSLCSVSGPAATQEQSLVQAVFCIDVRSEIFRRALETVSPSIRTHGFAGFFGVLVEFQPFGADSAKGHLPILFNPSYRVEEVPSGVSKYEATRLASLRHHRIRSSNAWKGFKTSAASCFSFVESFGILSIGKLLGDSFGWSRTVKHPDRKGLKEHEYDRMTPSLGAERPGSGIPEADRPAVAEFALRNMGLTGNFARLVLLVGHGSTTVNNPQATALDCGACAGQTGEASARIAAFLLNDPVTRRGLAQKGIVIPEETWFVAGLHDTTTDMVALYDKDTLPPSHDGDIRHLEQWLEQAGRLTRMERSVFLGTGDLSSEDVFADVRRRTRDWSEVRPEWALAGNAAFIAAPRSRTASLNLGGRAFLHDYDWQRDKDFATLQLIMTAPMVVGNWINMQYYGSMVDNLHFGSGNKVLHNVVGGSIGVLEGNGGDLRTGLAIQSLHDGHRWIHEPLRLNVVIEAPQEAIDDVIARHTLVRDLIENEWLFFFRIGEDQSVYQRKTNRTWEKMCPDGK; via the coding sequence ATGAACAACACTGCCGGACACGACAACACCACCAGCCTGTCCAGACATATCGAAGCCGCCTGTCAGCGCATCGCACCCTTGTGGCCGCTCAGGAATTTTGTGGCCGTCAATCCCTATTTCGGCCTTGGGGACCGCCCCTTCTGGCAGGCCGGACAACTTCTGGAACGGATGGCCGGCAAAGGCCTCACCATGCCGCGCGCCTATTACCGGGAACAGATCGGGCAGGGACGGATCCAAAAAGACGATCTCGAAGAGGCCCTGCGCGCATTGGGAAGCCCCTGGAACCTGCCGGCGTTCGAGCGCGAAATGGCCCAGGAAAAAGAGGCGGCCCCCGTCCGGATCTCCCTGCTGAGCGATGTCCTCGGCAGCATCGACCGCCGGGACTGGTCGCAGTTTGTCGTCGAACGGATGAGCCAGTTCTGCGCCGCGTTTTTCGACGAAGGACAGGCCATGTGGCCGTTTCCCTGGAAAAAAAGCTCGTTCTACACCAGTTGGCTCGAGTATGCCGCTCTCGACAAAAGCGCCTGGATGATGGGTCTCCGGGGAATGACCCGAAAAGTCCGCTCCCTGCCCCGCTCCCCGGAGGGCGCGATCGCCTGGGCCCTCGACACTCTGGGAATTCCCCCTTCCCTGATCGTCGACTACTTTCACGCGGCTCTTTTGAGCATCGGCGGATGGGCGGGATGGGCACGCTATCAGCGCTGGCAGGCCGAACTCGGCAAGAGACAGGACGGCACGATCCGGGAGATTCTGGCCGTCCGCGTTGTCTGGGACGCCCTTTTGTACACGCTGCGCTCCGGCCCTTTTCTGGGACATCGATGGCAGGAGGCCCTGTCGGAAATGTCGGCGTTCCCGTCTCCCGCGGATCCGGCCCGGGATGTGGACGCTGTTCTCCAGACCGCCCTGGAAATCGGATACCAGAAGAGCCTGATCCGGTCCCTGTGTTCCGTCTCCGGTCCGGCCGCCACACAGGAGCAAAGTCTCGTCCAGGCCGTGTTCTGCATCGACGTCCGCTCAGAAATCTTCCGCCGGGCCCTGGAAACGGTGTCTCCTTCGATCCGGACACACGGATTTGCCGGCTTTTTCGGCGTCCTGGTGGAGTTCCAGCCGTTCGGAGCCGACAGCGCCAAGGGACATCTCCCGATCCTGTTCAATCCGTCCTACAGGGTGGAGGAGGTTCCGTCCGGCGTTTCCAAATACGAGGCCACTCGTCTGGCTTCGCTCCGCCATCATAGAATCCGCTCTTCCAATGCGTGGAAGGGGTTCAAGACGTCGGCGGCCTCCTGTTTTTCCTTCGTCGAATCGTTCGGGATCCTCTCGATCGGGAAACTGCTCGGGGACAGTTTCGGCTGGAGCCGGACCGTGAAGCATCCGGACCGGAAAGGCCTCAAGGAACACGAGTACGATCGCATGACCCCCTCGCTGGGCGCCGAACGCCCCGGAAGCGGCATCCCGGAAGCGGACCGTCCGGCCGTGGCCGAATTCGCGCTCCGGAACATGGGGCTGACGGGAAACTTTGCCCGTCTTGTCCTGCTGGTCGGGCACGGAAGCACCACGGTCAACAATCCCCAGGCCACCGCCCTCGACTGCGGCGCCTGCGCGGGACAGACCGGCGAGGCGAGCGCCCGTATTGCGGCCTTCCTCCTGAACGATCCGGTCACCCGTCGGGGACTCGCACAAAAAGGGATCGTGATCCCGGAAGAGACCTGGTTTGTGGCTGGTCTCCACGATACAACCACGGACATGGTCGCCTTGTACGACAAGGACACCCTCCCCCCCTCCCATGACGGGGACATCCGTCATCTGGAGCAGTGGCTGGAGCAGGCGGGACGGCTGACCCGGATGGAACGGTCCGTCTTTCTGGGAACGGGAGATCTTTCCTCGGAGGACGTGTTCGCCGATGTGCGCCGACGCACGCGGGACTGGTCGGAAGTCCGGCCGGAATGGGCCCTTGCGGGAAACGCCGCCTTCATCGCGGCGCCGCGATCCCGCACGGCGAGCCTGAATCTGGGGGGACGGGCCTTTCTCCACGATTACGACTGGCAACGGGACAAGGATTTTGCCACGCTTCAGCTGATCATGACGGCCCCGATGGTCGTCGGAAACTGGATCAACATGCAGTATTACGGCTCCATGGTCGACAACCTCCATTTCGGGAGCGGAAACAAGGTCCTCCACAATGTCGTCGGCGGTTCCATCGGGGTTCTCGAGGGCAACGGAGGCGACCTGCGCACGGGTCTCGCCATCCAGTCCCTCCACGACGGACACCGCTGGATTCACGAACCGCTGCGCCTGAACGTCGTGATCGAAGCCCCCCAGGAGGCCATCGACGACGTGATCGCGCGCCACACCCTGGTGCGGGACCTCATCGAAAACGAATGGCTCTTTTTCTTCCGGATCGGAGAAGACCAGAGCGTCTATCAGCGCAAAACGAACAGGACATGGGAAAAAATGTGCCCGGACGGAAAGTAA
- a CDS encoding DUF6671 family protein, translating to MMTRLTAPETLYKGKQVAFLTRHGKEAVIAPVLEPGLSCVIRHVDSYDTDRLGTFTREIPRDGSQIEAARKKARIGMELAGVSLGLASEGAFGPDPVMGAIPWNLECLVWIDDDLGIEVTGLAQGEARSGHLLAKDWEEVTMFARQIGFPEHGISLRPDSESEPGIQKGITDWKDLAEKFFQALTLSASGRVFLEADLRAHINLTRRETIRRAARDLLSRLRSLCPVCGLPGFSVVERIEGLPCADCEGPTHEIRADIHACRKCAHRAVIEKTGTGKGNPLFCDFCNP from the coding sequence ATGATGACCAGATTGACTGCTCCGGAAACTCTCTACAAGGGAAAACAGGTGGCCTTCCTGACGCGCCATGGAAAAGAGGCGGTGATCGCTCCGGTTCTCGAACCCGGGCTTTCGTGCGTGATCCGGCATGTCGACAGTTATGACACCGACCGGCTGGGCACCTTTACCCGGGAGATCCCCCGGGACGGAAGCCAGATCGAAGCCGCAAGAAAAAAAGCGCGGATCGGCATGGAGCTGGCCGGGGTCTCTCTGGGGCTGGCGAGCGAGGGAGCCTTTGGTCCCGATCCGGTCATGGGAGCCATCCCCTGGAACCTGGAGTGTCTGGTCTGGATCGACGACGACCTGGGCATCGAAGTGACCGGACTTGCCCAGGGTGAGGCGCGTTCCGGACATCTCCTGGCGAAAGACTGGGAGGAGGTCACGATGTTCGCCCGCCAGATCGGCTTTCCGGAACACGGCATTTCCCTGCGTCCGGACAGCGAGTCTGAGCCGGGGATCCAAAAAGGGATCACCGACTGGAAGGACCTCGCGGAAAAGTTTTTTCAGGCCCTTACCCTTTCGGCCAGCGGTCGCGTTTTCCTTGAGGCCGATCTCCGGGCACACATCAATCTGACACGGCGCGAAACTATCCGCCGGGCAGCCCGGGATCTCCTGTCCAGGCTGCGCTCGTTGTGTCCCGTCTGCGGATTGCCCGGCTTTTCCGTGGTCGAACGGATCGAAGGGTTGCCCTGCGCCGACTGCGAAGGCCCCACGCACGAAATACGCGCCGATATTCACGCCTGCCGAAAGTGCGCCCATCGCGCGGTGATCGAGAAAACGGGAACCGGAAAAGGCAACCCCCTCTTTTGCGATTTCTGCAATCCATGA
- the ilvD gene encoding dihydroxy-acid dehydratase yields MKDNRRSRVTTEGVERSPNRALLRATGFRDDDFGKPIVGVANAHSSITPCNMGIGKLASRAEEALRKAGSMPQTFGTITVSDGISMGTEGMKYSLVSREVIADSIETVVNAQSMDGLLAFGGCDKNMPGALIAMGRLDIPSVFVYGGTIRPGHHNGQDLTVVSAFEAVGEYLANRIDREELLAIERHACPGAGSCGGMFTANTMAALIETMGMSLPYSSTMAAEDAEKSENAEESAKILVNAIRNQIRPRQILTRHAFENAIAVTMAIGGTTNAVLHLLAIARAVEVPLSIDDFAAIRERVPVLCDLKPWGRYVATDLHRAGGIPQVMKILLSNGLLHGEALSVTGRTIAELLENIPEDPPKEDQDVIRPFRAPVLERGHIAILRGNLAPDGSVAKVTASRPVAFTGPARVFDSEEDGMKAILAREIRPGDVVVIRYEGPVGGPGMREMLAPTAALVGEGLGESVALVTDGRFSGGTRGMVVGHVAPEAAVGGPIALVADGDPVTVDPGRSCLRLDVPEEEFLRRQAAWRPRPPRTLRGVLAKYARQVSSASEGAVTD; encoded by the coding sequence ATGAAAGACAACCGGAGAAGTCGTGTCACGACCGAAGGCGTGGAGCGCTCTCCCAACCGGGCCCTGCTTCGGGCCACGGGGTTCCGGGACGACGATTTTGGCAAGCCGATTGTCGGGGTGGCGAACGCCCACAGTTCCATCACCCCCTGCAATATGGGGATCGGGAAACTCGCTTCGCGGGCGGAAGAAGCTCTCCGCAAGGCCGGCTCCATGCCCCAGACCTTTGGGACCATCACGGTGTCGGACGGAATCTCGATGGGCACCGAAGGCATGAAATATTCCCTCGTCTCGAGGGAAGTGATTGCCGATTCGATCGAAACGGTCGTGAACGCGCAGAGCATGGACGGCCTTCTGGCGTTCGGGGGATGCGACAAAAACATGCCGGGGGCACTGATCGCGATGGGCCGTCTCGACATTCCCTCCGTCTTCGTCTACGGAGGGACGATTCGTCCGGGACACCACAACGGACAGGACCTGACCGTCGTCAGCGCCTTCGAGGCCGTCGGGGAATATCTCGCGAACCGGATCGACCGGGAAGAACTTCTGGCAATCGAACGCCACGCCTGTCCCGGAGCCGGATCCTGCGGCGGGATGTTTACCGCCAACACCATGGCAGCCCTGATCGAAACCATGGGCATGAGCCTCCCCTATTCCTCCACGATGGCCGCCGAAGACGCGGAAAAATCGGAAAACGCGGAAGAGTCCGCGAAGATCCTGGTCAACGCCATCCGGAACCAGATCCGTCCCCGCCAGATTCTGACGCGGCATGCCTTCGAAAATGCGATCGCGGTCACGATGGCCATCGGAGGGACGACCAACGCCGTTCTGCATCTCCTTGCCATCGCCCGGGCGGTCGAGGTTCCGCTTTCGATCGACGACTTCGCCGCAATCCGGGAACGGGTCCCTGTTCTGTGCGATCTCAAGCCATGGGGGCGGTATGTGGCAACCGACCTTCACCGGGCGGGAGGGATTCCCCAGGTCATGAAAATCCTGTTGTCGAACGGACTGTTGCATGGGGAAGCCCTTTCCGTCACCGGCCGGACCATCGCGGAACTGCTGGAAAACATCCCGGAAGACCCCCCGAAAGAAGATCAGGATGTGATTCGTCCGTTTCGCGCGCCGGTCCTCGAACGGGGGCATATCGCCATCCTCCGGGGAAACCTCGCCCCCGACGGATCGGTGGCCAAAGTGACGGCCTCCCGTCCTGTGGCATTCACGGGACCGGCCCGTGTCTTCGATTCGGAAGAAGACGGCATGAAGGCCATTCTGGCAAGAGAGATCCGTCCGGGAGATGTCGTAGTCATCCGTTACGAGGGTCCCGTGGGAGGACCGGGCATGCGGGAAATGCTCGCACCGACCGCCGCCCTTGTCGGGGAAGGCCTGGGGGAGAGCGTGGCGCTGGTCACGGATGGACGGTTCTCCGGAGGAACCCGGGGGATGGTCGTGGGTCATGTTGCACCCGAAGCGGCCGTGGGAGGACCGATCGCCCTGGTTGCCGACGGCGATCCGGTCACGGTCGACCCCGGACGGAGCTGTCTCCGGCTCGATGTGCCGGAGGAGGAATTTCTCCGCCGGCAGGCCGCATGGCGTCCCCGTCCGCCCCGCACCCTCCGGGGGGTTCTGGCGAAGTACGCCCGGCAGGTCTCTTCGGCCAGCGAAGGCGCCGTCACCGACTGA
- a CDS encoding L-threonylcarbamoyladenylate synthase: MNVAHIRQAVEHLKQGRTVVIPTETVYGLGADASNPEAVRRIFAIKGRPPGHPLIVHIEKIDCLESWAKTIPPVAVRLAERFWPGPLTLVLPRRREVLPEVTGGQETVALRVPSHPVITALLRAFGGGIAAPSANRFGRLSPTSARDVYEEFKDAAGMILEGGPCSFGLESTILGFQDGHPVLLRPGALSTGTLEEFLGVRILRSAAGADSPRVPGSSLSHYQPDTPLELLPGEDLVRRSLSLSAQGRKVGILYRRAEEERFHGDGLTPVPMPREAEAYGQALYAVLHFFDRAGVDRILVEFPPQTGEWEAVNDRLGRAALRQAGQETPDPSDGVNQRP, encoded by the coding sequence ATGAACGTCGCACACATCCGGCAAGCGGTCGAACATCTGAAACAGGGGAGGACGGTGGTCATTCCGACCGAAACGGTCTACGGTCTGGGGGCAGACGCATCAAACCCGGAAGCCGTCCGGCGCATCTTTGCGATCAAGGGCCGCCCCCCCGGTCATCCCCTCATCGTCCATATCGAAAAGATCGATTGCCTGGAGTCCTGGGCGAAAACGATCCCTCCGGTCGCCGTCCGTCTGGCGGAACGCTTCTGGCCGGGTCCGCTGACGCTTGTCCTTCCCCGCCGGCGGGAGGTTTTGCCGGAGGTCACCGGCGGACAGGAGACCGTTGCGCTCCGGGTCCCGTCCCATCCGGTCATCACCGCCCTCCTGAGGGCATTCGGAGGGGGGATTGCCGCACCTTCGGCCAATCGGTTTGGGCGCCTTTCTCCGACATCCGCCCGCGACGTTTATGAGGAATTCAAAGACGCGGCGGGAATGATCCTCGAGGGAGGCCCCTGTTCGTTCGGTCTCGAATCCACCATTCTCGGATTTCAGGATGGCCATCCTGTTCTCCTGCGTCCCGGAGCCCTCTCCACCGGCACACTCGAGGAGTTCCTGGGGGTCCGGATCCTCCGGTCCGCCGCCGGTGCGGACAGCCCCCGCGTTCCCGGATCGTCCCTTTCCCATTACCAGCCGGACACACCTCTCGAACTGCTCCCGGGAGAAGACCTTGTCCGGCGGAGCCTCTCCCTCTCCGCCCAGGGGCGAAAAGTCGGGATCCTGTACCGGAGGGCAGAGGAGGAGCGCTTCCATGGGGATGGCCTCACTCCTGTCCCCATGCCCCGGGAGGCAGAAGCCTATGGACAGGCTCTCTACGCCGTTTTGCACTTTTTCGATCGGGCGGGCGTCGACCGGATTCTGGTGGAGTTTCCCCCGCAGACAGGAGAATGGGAAGCGGTCAACGACCGTCTGGGGCGAGCCGCCCTCCGTCAGGCGGGGCAGGAAACCCCGGACCCTTCTGACGGGGTTAACCAACGCCCATAA
- the ilvD gene encoding dihydroxy-acid dehydratase, with protein sequence MRSDIMKKGVDRAPNRSLLKACGLTDADMGKPFIAVANSYVGIVPGHVHLNRLGEIAREEIRAAGAVPFEFNTIGVDDGIAMGHGGMRYSLASRELIADSLETMVMAHPFDGMLCLTNCDKITPGMMMGALRVNIPTVMVSGGPMEAGTLASGKKVDLVSVFEGVGALKAGRISEAELKEIEDESCPTCGSCSGMFTANSMNCLAEVLGIALPGNGTILATDPERENLVRRAARRAVELAREGRNIREFVNARALTNAMILDIAMGGSTNTLLHELAVAHEAEIPFSLSRINELADRVPYICKVSPAGSYHIQDVARAGGVMAIMKELSTIPGLLDPDVMSVSGKTLGEMITDAEVRDRDVIRTVEKAYSARGGLAILYGSLAPEGSVVKVGAVDPSMRVFEGPAVIFESQESACDGILNGRVKAGDVVVIRYEGPSGGPGMQEMLAPTGSLMGMGLGDKVALVTDGRFSGGTRGACVGHISPEASAGGPIGLVVEGDRIHIDLDRRTIDLLVPEEELEKRRKSFKPLPPKVTRGYLARYASLVESGSRGAVLRVSGRPVS encoded by the coding sequence ATGCGCAGCGATATTATGAAGAAGGGAGTCGACAGGGCTCCGAACCGAAGTCTCCTGAAGGCCTGCGGGTTGACCGACGCGGACATGGGAAAACCCTTTATCGCCGTGGCGAATTCCTATGTGGGGATCGTGCCGGGGCATGTTCACCTGAACCGGCTTGGAGAGATCGCCCGGGAGGAAATCCGGGCCGCCGGAGCTGTCCCCTTCGAGTTCAACACGATCGGCGTCGACGACGGCATCGCCATGGGCCACGGCGGCATGCGCTACTCCCTGGCCAGCCGGGAACTGATCGCCGACTCCCTCGAAACTATGGTCATGGCCCATCCTTTCGACGGGATGCTTTGTCTCACCAACTGCGACAAGATCACGCCGGGAATGATGATGGGGGCACTCCGGGTCAACATCCCCACCGTCATGGTCTCGGGCGGGCCGATGGAAGCCGGAACGCTTGCTTCCGGCAAAAAAGTGGACCTGGTGTCGGTGTTCGAAGGCGTCGGAGCCCTGAAGGCAGGCAGGATCTCGGAAGCCGAACTCAAGGAGATCGAGGACGAGAGCTGCCCCACCTGCGGATCCTGTTCGGGGATGTTCACGGCCAACTCGATGAACTGCCTGGCCGAAGTTCTGGGCATTGCCCTGCCCGGAAACGGCACGATCCTGGCGACCGACCCCGAGCGGGAAAATCTGGTCCGCAGAGCGGCGAGGCGGGCGGTGGAACTCGCCCGGGAAGGGCGGAACATCCGCGAATTCGTGAATGCCCGGGCCCTCACAAACGCCATGATTCTGGACATCGCCATGGGAGGATCCACCAACACGCTCCTCCATGAGCTGGCGGTGGCCCATGAAGCCGAAATCCCCTTTTCCCTCTCCCGCATCAACGAGCTCGCTGACCGCGTGCCCTATATCTGCAAGGTCTCTCCCGCCGGTTCCTACCATATCCAGGATGTGGCCCGGGCGGGCGGGGTCATGGCGATCATGAAGGAGCTGTCAACGATTCCGGGACTGCTGGATCCGGATGTGATGTCGGTGTCGGGCAAAACGCTCGGGGAGATGATCACGGACGCCGAAGTCCGGGACCGGGATGTCATCCGGACGGTCGAGAAGGCTTACAGCGCCAGGGGAGGCCTGGCCATTTTGTATGGCAGCCTGGCTCCGGAAGGCAGCGTGGTCAAGGTGGGGGCGGTCGACCCGTCCATGCGGGTCTTCGAAGGTCCGGCGGTGATCTTCGAATCCCAGGAGTCGGCCTGCGACGGGATCCTGAACGGACGGGTCAAGGCCGGAGACGTGGTGGTCATCCGTTACGAAGGACCCAGCGGAGGTCCGGGCATGCAGGAGATGCTGGCCCCGACCGGCAGCCTGATGGGGATGGGGCTGGGAGACAAGGTCGCCCTCGTGACCGACGGCCGGTTTTCCGGCGGCACGCGGGGAGCCTGCGTGGGGCATATTTCGCCGGAGGCGTCGGCCGGCGGACCGATCGGGCTCGTAGTCGAGGGAGACCGGATCCATATCGACCTGGACCGGAGGACGATCGATCTGCTTGTTCCGGAGGAAGAGCTGGAAAAACGGCGAAAAAGCTTCAAGCCCCTTCCTCCGAAGGTGACCCGCGGATATCTCGCCCGCTATGCGTCCCTCGTGGAAAGCGGAAGCCGGGGAGCCGTCCTCCGGGTCTCCGGACGGCCCGTGTCCTGA